A region from the Zonotrichia albicollis isolate bZonAlb1 chromosome 17, bZonAlb1.hap1, whole genome shotgun sequence genome encodes:
- the AAR2 gene encoding protein AAR2 homolog isoform X2, producing MAALRSDPELARQLFFEGATVVVLDVPEGTEFGIDYSAWAVGPRFRGVKMVPPGLHFVHCSAAGGGGRDAGPRSGRFLSLRRREVRVLRWDPAGEAVRPEPPEQGEALRDGLRELDPFLGPYPYETLKKWVSLSNFISEAAAEELQPESGQICAFAEVLPEAAGRHTRDRAGQHRPPLGAECRSYAEGLARLPRMRPRAGTQIRFSELPRQAFPDGASPEEITRHSMDLSYALQRVMEQRYPGQPLGLLAELQFAFICFLIGNVYDAFEHWKRLLNILCRSEEAMGKYQDLYINLISVLYHQLNEIPADFFVDIVSQDNFLTSTLQCQNIYCCFKG from the exons ATGGCGGCCCTGCGCTCGGATCCCGAGCTGGCCCGGCAGCTCTTCTTCGAGGGCGCGACCGTGGTGGTGCTGGACGTGCCCGAGGGCACCGAGTTCGGCATCGACTACAGCGCGTGGGCCGTGGGGCCGCGGTTCCGCGGCGTGAAGATGGTGCCGCCGGGGCTGCACTTCGTGCACTGcagcgcggccggcggcggcgggcgggacGCGGGGCCGCGCTCCGGCCGCTTCCTCAGCCTGCGGCGCCGCGAGGTGCGGGTGCTGCGCTGGGACCCCGCGGGCGAGGCCGTGCGGCCCGAGCCGCCCGAGCAGGGCGAGGCGCTGCGGGACGGCCTGCGGGAGCTGGACCCCTTCCTGGGGCCCTACCCCTACGAGACGCTTAAGAAGTGGGTGTCGCTGAGCAACTTCATCAGCGAGGCGGCGGCCGAGGAGCTGCAGCCCGAGAGCGGCCAGATCTGCGCCTTCGCCGAGGTGCTGCCCGAGGCGGCGGGGCGGCACACGCGGGACCGCGCCGGGCAGCACCGGCCGCCGCTGGGCGCCGAGTGCCGCAGCTACGCCGAGGGCCTGGCCCGGCTGCCCCGCATGCGGCCGCGGGCCGGCACCCAGATCCGCTTCTCCGAGCTGCCCCGGCAGGCCTTCCCCGACGGGGCCAGCCCCGAGGAGATCACCCGGCACAGCATGGACCTGAGCTACGCCCTGCAGCGGGTGATGGAGCAGCGCTACCCCGGCCAGCCCCTGGGCCTGCTCG CTGAGTTGCAGTTTGCCTTCATCTGTTTCCTGATTGGGAACGTGTATGATGCCTTTgagcactggaagaggctccTGAACATCCTGTGCCGCTCAGAGGAGGCCATGGGGAAGTACCAGGACCTTTACATCAACCTCATTTCCGTGCTCTATCACCAGCTCAACGAGATCCCAGCAGATTTTTTTGTGGACATTGTCTCCCAGGACAACTTTTTAACCAGCACCTTGCAG